In Sorghum bicolor cultivar BTx623 chromosome 10, Sorghum_bicolor_NCBIv3, whole genome shotgun sequence, one genomic interval encodes:
- the LOC8065530 gene encoding GDSL esterase/lipase At1g74460: MGWARKKPLAAALAVALLLGLCRGDVVQFIFGDSLSDVGNNNYLKKSLARAALPWYGIDFGRGMPNGRFCNGRTVADIVGDKMGLPRPPAFLDPSLDADTIFKNGVNYASGGGGILNETSSLFIQRFSLYKQIELFQGTQAFMRDKIGKAAADKLFGEGYYVVAMGANDFINNYLLPVYSDSWTYTGDTFVKYMVATLEAQLKLLHALGARRLTFFGLGPMGCIPLQRYLTSSGGCQESTNKLARSFNAEAAALMERLSASLPNATFRFGEAYDYFQDIIDRPYAYGFNNSRAPCCTLGRIRPTLTCTPLSTLCKDRSKYVFWDEYHPTDRANELIALETLRKLNITVVVNNGTSG, translated from the exons ATGGGTTGGGCGAGGAAGAAGCCGCTGGCAGCTGCCCTGGCCGTGGCGCTGCTCCTCGGCCTGTGCCGCGGCGACGTGGTGCAGTTCATCTTCGGCGACTCGCTGTCCGACGTTGGCAACAACAACTACCTCAAGAAGAGCCTCGCCCGCGCCGCGCTCCCCTGGTACGGCATCGACTTCGGCCGCGGCATGCCCAACGGCAGGTTCTGCAACGGCCGCACCGTCGCCGACATCGTCGGCGACAAGATGGGCCTGCCGCGCCCGCCCGCGTTCCTCGACCCGTCCCTCGACGCCGACACCATCTTCAAGAACGGCGTCAACTAcgcctccggcggcggcggcatcctCAACGAGACGTCGTCCCTCTTT ATCCAGAGGTTCTCGCTGTACAAGCAGATCGAGCTGTTCCAGGGCACGCAGGCGTTCATGCGGGACAAGATCGGGAAGGCGGCGGCGGACAAGTTGTTCGGCGAGGGTTACTACGTGGTGGCCATGGGCGCCAACGACTTCATCAACAACTACCTCCTGCCCGTCTACTCCGACTCGTGGACCTACACCGGCGACACCTTCGTCAAGTACATGGTGGCCACCCTGGAGGCGCAGCTGAAGCTGCTGCACGCGCTGGGCGCCCGGCGGCTGACCTTCTTCGGCCTCGGCCCCATGGGTTGCATCCCGCTGCAGCGGTACCTGACGTCCTCCGGCGGGTGCCAGGAGTCGACGAACAAGCTGGCGCGGAGCTTCaacgcggaggcggcggcgctgaTGGAGCGGCTGTCGGCGTCGCTGCCCAACGCGACGTTCCGCTTCGGCGAGGCGTACGACTACTTCCAGGACATCATCGACCGGCCCTACGCGTACGGGTTCAACAACTCGCGGGCGCCGTGCTGCACGCTGGGACGGATCAGGCCGACGCTCACCTGCACGCCGCTGTCCACGCTGTGCAAGGACCGGAGCAAGTACGTGTTCTGGGACGAGTACCACCCCACCGACAGGGCCAACGAGCTCATCGCGCTCGAGACGCTCAGGAAGCTCAACATCACCGTCGTCGTCAACAACGGCACATCCGGATAG